A genomic window from Salvia hispanica cultivar TCC Black 2014 chromosome 5, UniMelb_Shisp_WGS_1.0, whole genome shotgun sequence includes:
- the LOC125190381 gene encoding NECAP-like protein CG9132: protein MEKDKITEEEEETDAVEMVLFQVSECYVYVIPPRKSVASYRADEWDVNKWTWEGNLKVISKGEECIIRLDDKTTGELYARAFLREGELHPVEAVIDSSRYFVLRIEENIDGRLRHAFIGIGFRERSEAYDFQAALHDHMKYLNKKKTAEEMEHQYQHSSVDYSLKDGETLVLQLKKKEGGSKRSKFFEQKLSNLILDDKGKNKEGAVSIKLLPPPTPPVSPVDTSEKSPLGITPRVSPGKTLENEKSSGVREHQEGEAKATKKKEQHNAPDDDFGDFQAAR from the exons ATGGAGAAAGACAAGATtacagaagaagaagaagaaacagaCGCAGTTGAGATGGTTCTGTTTCAAGTCTCGGAATGCTATGTTTACGTG ATACCTCCACGGAAATCTGTAGCTTCTTACAG GGCTGATGAATGGGATGTCAATAAATGGACATGGGAAGGTAatttgaaagttattagtaaAGGAGAAGAATGCATTATCCGGTTGGATGACAAGACAACAG GTGAGCTGTATGCTCGGGCATTTTTGAGAGAAGGGGAGCTGCATCCTGTTGAGGCTGTTATTGATAGCAGCAG ATATTTCGTTCTTCGTATTGAAGAGAATATTG ATGGGCGCCTTCGCCATGCTTTCATTGGTATAGGATTTCGAGAAAGATCAGAAGCATATGACTTCCAAGCTGCTCTTCATGACCATATGAA GTATCTGAATAAGAAGAAAACTGCAGAAGAGATGGAGCACCAATACCAGCATTCTTCAGTAGATTATAGTTTGAAGGATGGGGAGACTTTAGTGCTTCAGCTCAAGAAA AAAGAAGGTGGCAGCAAAAGATCCAAGTTTTTCGAGCAGAAATTGAGTAATCTCATTTTGGACGATAAGGGTAAAAACAAAGAAGGTGCAGTAAGTATCAAATTGCTCCCTCCTCCTACCCCACCCGTCTCACCCGTTGATACTTCGGAGAAGTCTCCGTTAGGCATTACCCCGAGAGTTAGCCCTGGAAAAACTCTTGAGAACGAGAAATCATCTGGAGTGAGAGAACATCAAGAAGGAGAAGCAAAAGCCACCAAGAAGAAAGAACAACACAATGCACCGGATGATGATTTTGGGGATTTTCAAGCAGCCAGGTAG
- the LOC125190342 gene encoding bifunctional riboflavin kinase/FMN phosphatase-like isoform X2, translating into MGSAAENSSSDPQISAVIFDLDGTLLNTEDVTKNVLKNFLAKYGRVQDSEKERKRLGMTFKESSLTIVDDYDLPLTTEEYVKEILPMYQGTWLLAKPLPGANRLMRHLHKHGVPFGLASNSLRKNIEGKISHHDGWKDNFNVILGSDEVKSGKPAPDLFLEAAKRMEMDPSCCLVIEDSVVGVKAGKAANMKVVAVPSLENESDSYSIADSILHSLLDFQPEHWGLPEFDDWVDNALPTEPILLTGVLSNGLFQAHSDNGLPDLPSQIWGLHIGWAKLDGQVSKAVISISSKKTIQPCLLDGDHDASHDNGIQLLLVGYLRRSCTLGNTLNSPEIVDEDKVTADAALDLPEFSHKLFEC; encoded by the exons ATGGGCTCCGCCGCGGAGAATTCGAGCTCCGATCCCCAAATTTCCGCCGTCATTTTCGATTTGGACGGAACCCTTCTGAACACAG AGGATGTTACGAAGAATGTGTTGAAGAATTTCTTGGCGAAATACGGGAGGGTGCAGGATAGTGAGAAGGAGAGGAAGAGATTGGGGATGACTTTCAAGGAATCGTCTCTCACAATTGTGGATGACTATGATCTCCCTCTCACCACCGAGGAATACGTGAAGGAAATCTTGCCAATGTACCAGGGAAC GTGGCTATTGGCTAAACCACTTCCGGGGGCTAACCGTCTCATGAGACATCTGCACAAGCACGGTGTGCCATTTGGACTCGCTTCAAATTCTTTGAGGAAGAATATCGAGGGGAAAATATCTCACCATGATG GTTGGAAGGATAACTTCAATGTCATTCTTGGAAGTGATGAGGTGAAATCAGGGAAGCCTGCTCCAGACTT ATTTCTGGAAGCTGCAAAAAGAATGGAAATGGATCCTTCATGTTGTCTTGTGATCGAAGACTCTGT TGTGGGTGTTAAAGCAGGAAAGGCTGCTAACATGAAGGTCGTAGCCGTGCCATCACTTGAAAATGAATCTGATTCGTATTCAATTGCTGATTCAATACTGCACTCACTCCTAGATTTTCAACCAGAACATTGGGGTCTTCCTGAGTTTGATGATT GGGTTGATAATGCTTTGCCTACTGAACCTATTCTTCTCACGGGTGTTCTTAGCAACGGACTTTTTCAGGCACACTCAG ATAATGGATTGCCTGACCTTCCGAGTCAAATATGGGGACTACACATCGGCTGGGCCAAATTAGATGGGCAGGTCTCGAAGGCTGTAATCAGCATCTCTTCTAAGAAAACAATC CAACCATGTCTGCTCGATGGAGATCATGATGCAAGTCACGACAATGGGATACAGTTGCTGCTCGTGGGCTACCTACGGAGATCATGCACTCTG GGAAATACGTTGAACAGCCCGGAGATTGTTGATGAAGACAAAGTGACAGCCGATGCTGCTTTAGATTTGCCTGAATTTTcccataaattatttgaatgttga
- the LOC125186899 gene encoding protein trichome birefringence-like 39 yields MEMLLLALLFFFSSLSQNPAAAELNTTRRALAGAAGCNIFRGKWLYDPSYPLYDFSKCPFIDDQFNCLKYNRPDRSYLKYRWQPSSCNLASFNGLNFLERMKGKKIMFVGDSLSLNMWESLSCMIHAWVPNARTSLVERQGLSQLTFLDYGVKLLLYRTQYLVDMETQNVGRVLKLDSIRSGDAWLGMDVLIFNTWHWWTHTGSSQPWDYIEEGGKLYKDTNRLIAYYKGLTTWARWINRNIDPSKTKVFFQGISPTHYEGKDWNEPTKSCKSETQPYFQLKYPANTPPAAVVVNKVLSRIKKPVYLLDITLLSQYRKDAHPNVYSLHNGLDCSHWCLPGLPDTWNQLLYTALIG; encoded by the exons ATGGAGATGCTATTACTAGCactccttttcttcttctcctctctctcccaAAATCCCGCCGCCGCGGAGCTCAACACCACCCGCCGCGCCCTCGCCGGCGCCGCCGGCTGCAACATCTTCCGCGGCAAGTGGCTCTACGACCCCTCCTACCCGCTCTACGACTTCTCCAAATGCCCCTTCATCGACGACCAATTCAACTGCCTCAAATACAACCGCCCCGATCGGAGCTACCTCAAGTACCGGTGGCAGCCATCGTCATGCAACTTAGCCAG CTTTAAtggattgaattttttggaGAGGATGAAGGGGAAGAAGATCATGTTTGTTGGCGACTCACTGAGTCTGAACATGTGGGAATCGCTGAGTTGTATGATTCACGCGTGGGTTCCCAACGCGAGGACTTCACTCGTTGAGCGCCAAGGACTGAGTCAACTCACTTTCCTG GATTATGGGGTAAAATTGCTATTGTACCGCACCCAATACCTAGTTGACATGGAGACCCAAAACGTGGGTCGGGTCTTGAAGCTTGACTCGATCCGCAGCGGCGACGCATGGCTAGGAATGGACGTTCTGATCTTCAACACGTGGCATTGGTGGACCCACACCGGAAGTTCTCAGCC ATGGGATTACATAGAGGAAGGAGGGAAATTATACAAGGATACGAATCGGCTGATAGCATACTACAAAGGGTTGACTACTTGGGCAAGATGGATCAATCGAAACATAGATCCTTCCAAAACCAAAGTCTTTTTTCAAGGAATTTCTCCCACACATTATGA GGGAAAAGATTGGAATGAGCCaacaaaatcatgtaaaaGTGAGACACAACCATACTTTCAATTGAAGTATCCAGCAAATACACCACCAGCTGCAGTTGTAGTGAACAAAGTATTGAGCAGAATCAAGAAACCTGTTTATTTGCTTGATATCACACTTCTCTCTCAATATAGAAAAGATGCACACCCCAATGTGTATAGCCTCCACAATGGCTTGGACTGCAGCCATTGGTGTCTCCCCGGCCTCCCCGACACATGGAACCAGCTCCTCTACACGGCCCTCATTGGCTGA
- the LOC125186869 gene encoding ketol-acid reductoisomerase, chloroplastic-like gives MAAAAPTSLSTSPTSTAALNPPTKAPPASLGFLSTSSPSLKPLRSAASSRASTGSASAARMVSVPAIKPLESLDFQTSVFKKEKVNLAGHEEYIVRGGRDLFKLLPDAFKGIKQIGVIGWGSQGPAQAQNLRDSLAEVKSDIVVKIGLRKGSSSFAEARAAGFTEESGTLGDIYETISGSDLVMLLISDSAQADNYEKVFSHMKPNSILGLSHGFLLGHLQSVGLDFPKNISVIAVCPKGMGPSVRRLYVQGKEVNGAGINSSFAVHQDVDGRATDVALGWSVALGSPFTFATTLEQEYKSDIFGERGILLGAVHGVVECLFRRYTENGMSEDLAYKNTVESITGTISKTISTKGMLAVYNALDAQGKKDFETAYSASYYPCMDILYECYEDVASGSEIRSVVLAGRRFYDKEGLPAFPMGKIDQTRMWKVGERVRAQRPAGDLGPLYPFTAGVFVALMMAQIEILRKKGHSYSEIINESVIESVDSLNPFMHARGVSFMVDNCSTTARLGSRKWAPRFDYILTQQALVAVDNGAPINQDLLSNFLSDPVHGAIEVCAQLRPTVDISVPADADFVRPELRQSGN, from the exons ATGGCGGCCGCCGCCCCCACCTCTCTCTCCACCTCCCCCACCTCCACCGCAGCTCTCAATCCTCCTACAAAAGCTCCACCCGCGTCCCTCGGCTTCCTCTCCACATCCTCCCCTTCTCTCAAGCCGCTGCGCTCCGCCGCCTCTTCCCGAGCCTCCACCGGCTCCGCCTCGGCCGCTAGGATGGTCTCGGTCCCCGCCATCAAGCCCCTGGAGTCTCTCGATTTCCAGACCTCCGTCTTCAAAAAGGAGAAGGTCAACCTCGCCGGCCACGAGGAG TACATTGTGAGAGGAGGAAGGGATCTGTTCAAGCTGTTGCCGGATGCATTTAAGGGCATTAAGCAGATTGGGGTGATTGGTTGGGGCTCACAG GGACCTGCTCAAGCACAGAACTTGAGGGATTCTCTTGCCGAAGTGAAATCTGATATTGTTGTTAAG ATTGGTTTGAGAAAGGGTTCTAGTTCATTTGCTGAGGCCCGTGCTGCTGGGTTTACAGAAGAAAGTGGGACGCTTGGAGACATATATGAAACCATATCCGGCAGTGATTTGGTGATGCTCTTGATATCGGACTCAGCTCAG GCTGATAACTATGAGAAAGTGTTCTCACACATGAAACCAAACAGCATCCTAGGACTTTCCCATGGGTTCCTGTTGGGACATCTGCAGTCAGTGGGTCTCGACTTCCCCAAGAACATTAGCGTAATAGCTGTGTGTCCCAAGGGGATGGGTCCCTCTGTGAGAAGGTTATATGTGCAAGGGAAAGAAGTGAATGGTGCTGGTATCAATTCAAGTTTTGCTGTTCACCAG GATGTTGATGGCAGAGCTACTGATGTTGCCCTTGGATGGTCAGTGGCCCTTGgttcacctttcacttttgcCACTACCTTGGAGCAGGAGTATAAAAGTGATATCTTTGGGGAGAGAG GAATTTTGCTTGGGGCTGTGCATGGTGTTGTGGAGTGCTTATTCAGAAGGTACACTGAAAATGGGATGAGTGAAGATCTTGCTTACAAGAACACAGTTGAGAGCATTACAGGGACAATATCGAAGACCATATCAACAAAG GGTATGCTAGCAGTCTATAATGCCTTAGATGCACAAGGCAAAAAGGACTTTGAGACAGCGTACAGTGCTTCATACTATCCCTGCATGGACATCCTGTACGAATGCTACGAAGATGTCGCCAGTGGCAGTGAGATCAGGAGTGTTGTCTTGGCTGGCCGTCGATTTTAT GATAAGGAAGGCCTACCTGCCTTCCCTATGGGTAAAATCGATCAGACCCGGATGTGGAAAGTTGGTGAGCGTGTGAGAGCCCAACGCCCAGCAGGTGACTTGGGACCTCTGTATCCTTTCACCGCAGGAGTCTTTGTTGCATTGATGATGGCCCAG ATTGAGATCTTGAGGAAGAAGGGGCACTCATACTCTGAAATTATAAACGAGAGTGTGATCGAGTCCGTGGACTCGTTGAATCCTTTCATGCACGCTCGCGGTGTATCATTCATGGTTGACAACTGCTCGACAACAGCTCGGTTGGGATCAAGGAAGTGGGCCCCGAGATTCGATTACATCCTCACCCAGCAGGCCCTTGTAGCTGTGGACAACGGCGCCCCCATCAACCAGGACCTCTTGAGCAACTTCCTCTCGGATCCCGTGCACGGCGCGATCGAAGTATGTGCCCAGCTGAGGCCCACCGTCGACATCTCAGTGCCTGCCGATGCGGATTTCGTCCGCCCAGAGCTGCGACAATCCGGCAACTGA
- the LOC125186871 gene encoding transcription factor bHLH30-like: MGHFECFEGNYFGFQGVARDINGASSASSSSLLLNNERGEFIMRPRQKMGDADKANKASIALRNHSEAERRRRERINRHLATLRTLTHGTSKMDKAGLLGEVINEVKLLRKKAAEATKGTVVPSDIDEVRVEEEEDPNDTASTSIRASLCCDFEHELLRDLREAVGALPLSAVRAEISTLGTRMVSVFVITGLKGQVHPLVDSIRQALRSVLDKFYASDEFCLRDSPSKRRRMSSFLASSSLSSGLLR, encoded by the exons ATGGGTCATTTTGAATGTTTTGAAGGAAACTACTTTGGGTTCCAAGGTGTGGCAAGAGATATTAATGGAGCATCATCAGCATCGTCGTCGTCATTGCTTTTGAACAATGAGAGAGGAGAGTTCATTATGAGGCCAAGACAAAAGATGGGCGATGCAGACAAGGCGAACAAGGCTTCGATTGCTCTGAGGAATCACAGCGAGGCCGAAAGGCGAAGAAGGGAGAGAATCAATCGCCATTTGGCTACTCTTAGAACACTAACTCATGGAACTTCCAAA ATGGACAAAGCAGGGTTACTAGGCGAAGTTATCAATGAAGTGAAGCTACTAAGGAAGAAAGCAGCCGAAGCTACTAAAGGCACAGTGGTGCCGAGCGATATCGATGAAGTTAGAgtggaagaagaggaggacCCAAACGACACCGCTTCAACCTCGATCCGAGCTTCCCTCTGTTGCGATTTCGAGCACGAGCTTCTCCGCGATTTGAGAGAAGCTGTGGGGGCTCTGCCCCTCAGTGCTGTGAGGGCTGAGATTTCTACATTGGGTACTAGAATGGTCAGTGTTTTCGTGATCACGGGACTGAAAGGTCAGGTTCATCCCCTTGTCGATTCGATTCGTCAAGCTCTTCGTTCTGTCCTCGACAAGTTCTACGCATCAGACGAGTTCTGTTTGAGAGATAGTCCGAGCAAGAGGCGGAGAATGTCTTCGTTCTTGGCCTCTTCTAGCTTATCTTCGGGTTTGTTACgatga
- the LOC125190342 gene encoding bifunctional riboflavin kinase/FMN phosphatase-like isoform X1, with product MGSAAENSSSDPQISAVIFDLDGTLLNTEDVTKNVLKNFLAKYGRVQDSEKERKRLGMTFKESSLTIVDDYDLPLTTEEYVKEILPMYQGTWLLAKPLPGANRLMRHLHKHGVPFGLASNSLRKNIEGKISHHDGWKDNFNVILGSDEVKSGKPAPDLFLEAAKRMEMDPSCCLVIEDSVVGVKAGKAANMKVVAVPSLENESDSYSIADSILHSLLDFQPEHWGLPEFDDWVDNALPTEPILLTGVLSNGLFQAHSDNGLPDLPSQIWGLHIGWAKLDGQVSKAVISISSKKTIQPCLLDGDHDASHDNGIQLLLVGYLRRSCTLSMQGNTLNSPEIVDEDKVTADAALDLPEFSHKLFEC from the exons ATGGGCTCCGCCGCGGAGAATTCGAGCTCCGATCCCCAAATTTCCGCCGTCATTTTCGATTTGGACGGAACCCTTCTGAACACAG AGGATGTTACGAAGAATGTGTTGAAGAATTTCTTGGCGAAATACGGGAGGGTGCAGGATAGTGAGAAGGAGAGGAAGAGATTGGGGATGACTTTCAAGGAATCGTCTCTCACAATTGTGGATGACTATGATCTCCCTCTCACCACCGAGGAATACGTGAAGGAAATCTTGCCAATGTACCAGGGAAC GTGGCTATTGGCTAAACCACTTCCGGGGGCTAACCGTCTCATGAGACATCTGCACAAGCACGGTGTGCCATTTGGACTCGCTTCAAATTCTTTGAGGAAGAATATCGAGGGGAAAATATCTCACCATGATG GTTGGAAGGATAACTTCAATGTCATTCTTGGAAGTGATGAGGTGAAATCAGGGAAGCCTGCTCCAGACTT ATTTCTGGAAGCTGCAAAAAGAATGGAAATGGATCCTTCATGTTGTCTTGTGATCGAAGACTCTGT TGTGGGTGTTAAAGCAGGAAAGGCTGCTAACATGAAGGTCGTAGCCGTGCCATCACTTGAAAATGAATCTGATTCGTATTCAATTGCTGATTCAATACTGCACTCACTCCTAGATTTTCAACCAGAACATTGGGGTCTTCCTGAGTTTGATGATT GGGTTGATAATGCTTTGCCTACTGAACCTATTCTTCTCACGGGTGTTCTTAGCAACGGACTTTTTCAGGCACACTCAG ATAATGGATTGCCTGACCTTCCGAGTCAAATATGGGGACTACACATCGGCTGGGCCAAATTAGATGGGCAGGTCTCGAAGGCTGTAATCAGCATCTCTTCTAAGAAAACAATC CAACCATGTCTGCTCGATGGAGATCATGATGCAAGTCACGACAATGGGATACAGTTGCTGCTCGTGGGCTACCTACGGAGATCATGCACTCTG TCGATGCAGGGAAATACGTTGAACAGCCCGGAGATTGTTGATGAAGACAAAGTGACAGCCGATGCTGCTTTAGATTTGCCTGAATTTTcccataaattatttgaatgttga
- the LOC125188227 gene encoding exopolygalacturonase-like, giving the protein MAILNISWSLAILLFSCIALVVTSHTVPPKFFNVVRYGAIGDGTTDNAQAFVKAWKDACAYKGRSRVWIPNGRFLLSPVSFEGSCNGSMAFLLKGTLVAPTDLSSFTDMWIAFRYLSALTVRGGGSLDGQGHSAWHLNDCKSNPHCKPLPVTLRFDFVRNSRVENIQSINSKSSHFNVFSCENLTISHVRLSAPADSPNTDGIHIGSSRTITIANSIIGTGDDCVSMVSGSQNIKVNNVVCGPGHGISIGSLGRGHEREYVEDITVANCTFIASENGVRIKTWSPSSYSMASGLVFENIIMKNSKNPVLIDQYYCPSPHCYIKGKSSSDVQIQDVTFKNIRGVSSTEVALNLQCSEAMPCKNVKLIDIDLAYEGPGRRATALCSHVIGSSYGKLVPGGCV; this is encoded by the exons ATGGCAATTTTAAACATTTCTTGGTCACTAGCAATTCTCTTGTTCTCGTGCATTGCACTAGTTGTTACAAGTCACACCGTGCCGCCAAAATTCTTCAACGTCGTTCGCTATGGGGCCATCGGAGATGGCACCACCGACAACGCCCAG gCATTTGTGAAAGCATGGAAAGATGCATGTGCATACAAGGGAAGGAGTAGGGTTTGGATCCCAAATGGGAGATTCTTGTTAAGTCCAGTCTCATTTGAGGGCTCATGCAATGGCTCAATGGCCTTTCTCCTCAAAGGGACCCTCGTGGCCCCCACCGACCTCTCCTCGTTCACCGACATGTGGATTGCCTTTCGCTACTTATCCGCCCTCACCGTGAGAGGTGGTGGCTCCCTCGACGGCCAAGGCCATTCCGCGTGGCATCTCAACGACTGCAAAAGCAACCCTCACTGCAAGCCTCTTCCAGTC ACATTGAGATTTGACTTTGTGCGGAACTCGAGGGTCGAAAACATCCAATCAATCAACAGCAAGAGCTCCCATTTCAACGTTTTCTCGTGCGAAAACCTAACCATAAGCCACGTGAGGCTCTCCGCGCCCGCAGACAGCCCCAACACCGACGGAATCCACATTGGCAGCTCGAGAACCATCACGATAGCAAACTCCATCATTGGCACGGGAGACGACTGCGTGTCCATGGTCTCGGGCAGCCAAAACATCAAGGTGAACAACGTCGTCTGTGGGCCCGGCCACGGCATAAGCATCGGGAGCCTAGGGAGGGGCCACGAGCGCGAGTATGTCGAGGACATAACCGTCGCAAACTGCACCTTCATCGCCTCCGAAAACGGCGTTAGGATCAAGACATGGTCGCCCTCTTCATATAGCATGGCTTCCGGTttagtttttgaaaatattattatgaaaaattccaaaaatccAGTATTGATTGATCAGTACTACTGCCCCTCACCACATTGCTACATTAAG gGAAAATCGAGCTCGGATGTGCAAATACAAGATGTGACATTCAAGAATATCCGAGGGGTGTCGAGCACGGAGGTTGCGTTGAATTTGCAGTGCAGCGAGGCTATGCCGTGCAAGAACGTGAAGCTCATCGACATAGACCTTGCGTACGAGGGGCCGGGGAGACGAGCCACGGCCCTTTGTTCACATGTTATTGGCTCCTCTTATGGCAAGCTTGTACCTGGGGGATGTGTGTag